A genome region from Mugil cephalus isolate CIBA_MC_2020 chromosome 13, CIBA_Mcephalus_1.1, whole genome shotgun sequence includes the following:
- the LOC125018552 gene encoding serine/threonine-protein kinase ICK-like isoform X2: MKENLYQLMKDRTRLFPESAVRNIMFQILQGLAFIHKHGFFHRDMKPENLLCMGPELVKIADFGLAREIRSRPPYTDYVSTRWYRAPEVLLRSTSYSSPIDQWAVGCIMAELYTLRPLFPGSSEVDTIFKICQVLGTPKKTDWPEGFQLASAMNFRWPQCVPSNLKTLIPNASPEAIHLMTDLLQWDPKKRPGSAQALRYSYFHVGQALGTPQQILEQGRPHPGHVPLQAPLQPQQTQLQQQQQQHQHQHQQPLLLKPVPPPQPPPPNQHCPPPRPLQQIQPSSASAAAQAAAYQRHTELVREQQQPKHILKPEQTEGTPQGRLPYIVDKSLPGKQTRQESENANLLGYQLKPKGGGRRRWGHLKGEDWDDYEETDLTSISILGKSNFSTEKPRQGEDALSRYGNVLDFSRPSGKEDAPLNLNKAAAYQEPSRTASAKQHYLRQSRYLPGISTKKNVAINASKDFSGSHLWGGSSIPFGGTLPSRGAHGTNTIPGGYMPSFYKKDSGSAGHRGHQGPSAETTASNYATWRSGRSQMNTSSNVPLANKGSPGLLPRPPLQTIHGRTDWSAKYGHR; the protein is encoded by the exons ATGAAGGAAAACCTTTACCAGCTAATGAAAGATAG GACCCGGTTGTTTCCTGAATCTGCTGTAAGGAACATTATGTTTCAGATACTTCAAGGGCTCGCATTCATTCATAAACATG GGTTTTTTCACAGGGACATGAAACCGGAGAACCTCCTGTGCATGGGCCCAGAGCTGGTGAAAATAGCCGACTTCGGACTCGCGCGTGAGATCAGATCTCGACCGCCGTACACGGACTACGTCTCAACCAGATG GTACAGAGCTCCAGAGGTGCTTCTCCGATCCACGTCCTACAGTTCGCCCATAGACCAGTGGGCGGTCGGCTGCATCATGGCGGAGCTCTACACCCTCAGGCCTCTTTTCCCAGGCTCCAGTGAAGTAGACACCATATTCAAGATTTGCCAAGTCTTGGGTACGCCGAAGAAG ACCGATTGGCCGGAGGGATTCCAGTTGGCTAGTGCTATGAATTTCCGTTGGCCTCAGTGTGTCCCCAGTAACCTGAAGACACTGATCCCCAATGCGAGCCCTGAAGCCATCCATCTGATGACTGACCTGCTCCAGTGGGATCCCAAGAAGAGACCAGGTTCAGCCCAG GCTCTCAGGTACTCGTACTTTCACGTGGGCCAGGCTTTGGGCACTCCTCAGCAGATCCTGGAGCAGGGCAGGCCTCACCCGGGCCACGTGCCGCTACAGGCGCCCTTGCAGCCACAGCagacacagctgcagcagcagcagcagcagcaccagcaccagcaccagcagcctCTGCTGCTCAAGCCCGTGCCCCCTCCCCAGCCTCCGCCCCCCAACCAGCACTGCCCCCCGCCCAGGCCGCTCCAGCAGATCCAGCCCTCGTCCGCGTCGGCCGCCGCCCAGGCCGCGGCGTACCAGCGGCACACGGAGCTGGTgcgagagcagcagcagccaaagCACATCCTGAAGCCGGAGCAGACGGAAGGAACGCCGCAGGGCCGCCTTCCTTACATCGTCGACAAGAGTCTGCCAGGCAAG CAAACGAGGCAGGAGTCAGAAAATGCAAATCTGCTGGGATATCAGTTGAAACCCAAAGGAGGAGGGCGGCGGCGTTGGGGTCACCTTAAGGGTGAAGACTGGGACGACTACGAGGAAACTGATCTGACGTCTATAAGCATTCTCGGGAAAAGTAACTTCTCCACAGAGAAGCCGAGGCAGGGGGAAGATGCACTGAGCAG ATATGGAAACGTTCTGGATTTCAGTCGACCCAGTGGAAAGGAGGACGCACCTTTAAACCTGAACAAGGCGGCAGCTTATCAAGAGCCATCGAGGACCGCCTCCGCTAAACAACATTACCTGAGGCAGTCCAGATATTTACCCG GCATAAGTACAAAGAAGAACGTGGCCATAAATGCCAGTAAAGACTTCAGTGGAAGCCATCTTTGGGGTGGCAGCAGTATACCATTCGGGGGAACTCTGCCGAGCAGAGGCGCACATG GCACAAATACAATCCCTGGTGGATACATGCCGTcgttttacaaaaaagacagtGGTTCGGCTGGTCACAGGGGGCATCAGGGTCCTTCAGCGGAAACGACAGCATCGA ATTATGCAACGTGGCGTTCTGGCCGCAGTCAGATGAACACCTCTTCAAATGTACCGTTGGCCAACAAGGGCAGCCCCGGTCTGCTACCGCGCCCGCCGCTACAAACGATTCACGGGCGAACAGACTGGTCTGCCAAATACGGACACCGCTAG
- the LOC125018552 gene encoding serine/threonine-protein kinase ICK-like isoform X1 yields the protein MNRYTTIRQLGDGTYGSVILGRSLESGELVAIKKMKRKFYSWEECMNLREVKSLKKLNHANVIKLKEVIRENDHLYFIFEYMKENLYQLMKDRTRLFPESAVRNIMFQILQGLAFIHKHGFFHRDMKPENLLCMGPELVKIADFGLAREIRSRPPYTDYVSTRWYRAPEVLLRSTSYSSPIDQWAVGCIMAELYTLRPLFPGSSEVDTIFKICQVLGTPKKTDWPEGFQLASAMNFRWPQCVPSNLKTLIPNASPEAIHLMTDLLQWDPKKRPGSAQALRYSYFHVGQALGTPQQILEQGRPHPGHVPLQAPLQPQQTQLQQQQQQHQHQHQQPLLLKPVPPPQPPPPNQHCPPPRPLQQIQPSSASAAAQAAAYQRHTELVREQQQPKHILKPEQTEGTPQGRLPYIVDKSLPGKQTRQESENANLLGYQLKPKGGGRRRWGHLKGEDWDDYEETDLTSISILGKSNFSTEKPRQGEDALSRYGNVLDFSRPSGKEDAPLNLNKAAAYQEPSRTASAKQHYLRQSRYLPGISTKKNVAINASKDFSGSHLWGGSSIPFGGTLPSRGAHGTNTIPGGYMPSFYKKDSGSAGHRGHQGPSAETTASNYATWRSGRSQMNTSSNVPLANKGSPGLLPRPPLQTIHGRTDWSAKYGHR from the exons ATGAATAGATACACAACCATCAGACAGCTCGGGGATGGCACCTACGGCTCAGTCATCCTCGGCCGCAGTCTGGAGTCGGGAGAGCTGGTCGCCATAAAGAA aatGAAGAGAAAGTTTTACTCTTGGGAAGAATGCATGAACCTTCGTGAAGTCAAG TCCCTGAAGAAACTCAACCATGCGAACGTGATCAAGCTTAAGGAGGTGATTCGAGAAAACGATCACTTGTACTTTATTTTTGAGTACATGAAGGAAAACCTTTACCAGCTAATGAAAGATAG GACCCGGTTGTTTCCTGAATCTGCTGTAAGGAACATTATGTTTCAGATACTTCAAGGGCTCGCATTCATTCATAAACATG GGTTTTTTCACAGGGACATGAAACCGGAGAACCTCCTGTGCATGGGCCCAGAGCTGGTGAAAATAGCCGACTTCGGACTCGCGCGTGAGATCAGATCTCGACCGCCGTACACGGACTACGTCTCAACCAGATG GTACAGAGCTCCAGAGGTGCTTCTCCGATCCACGTCCTACAGTTCGCCCATAGACCAGTGGGCGGTCGGCTGCATCATGGCGGAGCTCTACACCCTCAGGCCTCTTTTCCCAGGCTCCAGTGAAGTAGACACCATATTCAAGATTTGCCAAGTCTTGGGTACGCCGAAGAAG ACCGATTGGCCGGAGGGATTCCAGTTGGCTAGTGCTATGAATTTCCGTTGGCCTCAGTGTGTCCCCAGTAACCTGAAGACACTGATCCCCAATGCGAGCCCTGAAGCCATCCATCTGATGACTGACCTGCTCCAGTGGGATCCCAAGAAGAGACCAGGTTCAGCCCAG GCTCTCAGGTACTCGTACTTTCACGTGGGCCAGGCTTTGGGCACTCCTCAGCAGATCCTGGAGCAGGGCAGGCCTCACCCGGGCCACGTGCCGCTACAGGCGCCCTTGCAGCCACAGCagacacagctgcagcagcagcagcagcagcaccagcaccagcaccagcagcctCTGCTGCTCAAGCCCGTGCCCCCTCCCCAGCCTCCGCCCCCCAACCAGCACTGCCCCCCGCCCAGGCCGCTCCAGCAGATCCAGCCCTCGTCCGCGTCGGCCGCCGCCCAGGCCGCGGCGTACCAGCGGCACACGGAGCTGGTgcgagagcagcagcagccaaagCACATCCTGAAGCCGGAGCAGACGGAAGGAACGCCGCAGGGCCGCCTTCCTTACATCGTCGACAAGAGTCTGCCAGGCAAG CAAACGAGGCAGGAGTCAGAAAATGCAAATCTGCTGGGATATCAGTTGAAACCCAAAGGAGGAGGGCGGCGGCGTTGGGGTCACCTTAAGGGTGAAGACTGGGACGACTACGAGGAAACTGATCTGACGTCTATAAGCATTCTCGGGAAAAGTAACTTCTCCACAGAGAAGCCGAGGCAGGGGGAAGATGCACTGAGCAG ATATGGAAACGTTCTGGATTTCAGTCGACCCAGTGGAAAGGAGGACGCACCTTTAAACCTGAACAAGGCGGCAGCTTATCAAGAGCCATCGAGGACCGCCTCCGCTAAACAACATTACCTGAGGCAGTCCAGATATTTACCCG GCATAAGTACAAAGAAGAACGTGGCCATAAATGCCAGTAAAGACTTCAGTGGAAGCCATCTTTGGGGTGGCAGCAGTATACCATTCGGGGGAACTCTGCCGAGCAGAGGCGCACATG GCACAAATACAATCCCTGGTGGATACATGCCGTcgttttacaaaaaagacagtGGTTCGGCTGGTCACAGGGGGCATCAGGGTCCTTCAGCGGAAACGACAGCATCGA ATTATGCAACGTGGCGTTCTGGCCGCAGTCAGATGAACACCTCTTCAAATGTACCGTTGGCCAACAAGGGCAGCCCCGGTCTGCTACCGCGCCCGCCGCTACAAACGATTCACGGGCGAACAGACTGGTCTGCCAAATACGGACACCGCTAG